In a single window of the Bacillus sp. 2205SS5-2 genome:
- a CDS encoding IS4 family transposase, which translates to PLKIIDSSTLPLNLTNHRWAKFRKTKAGVKLHLRLVFMEKGTSYPEKAIMTTAKEHDRGQLEIMVDDRECMYVFDRGYLDYERFDRMTDEGFFFLSRLRKNAVIRDVYDFKLVEDSAVLSDQMVLIGTTQNRAENYFRLIKVLDTKGNILHLITNRFDLSAEEISEMYKSRWAIELFFKWIKQHLSIKKFYGQSEWAIQNQVFIALIVFCLHVLVQIETGSKRKTLQISRYLKAAFWKSAHIWIRKIEGKAIP; encoded by the coding sequence GCCATTAAAAATTATCGACTCAAGCACATTGCCACTTAATTTAACCAATCATAGATGGGCAAAATTCCGTAAAACAAAGGCTGGTGTAAAGTTGCATCTACGCCTTGTGTTTATGGAAAAAGGGACTTCCTATCCTGAAAAAGCCATCATGACAACGGCAAAAGAACATGATCGTGGTCAACTCGAAATCATGGTAGATGACAGAGAATGCATGTATGTGTTTGACCGTGGATACCTAGATTACGAGCGTTTTGATCGCATGACAGATGAAGGATTTTTCTTCCTTTCTAGGTTAAGGAAAAACGCTGTTATACGGGATGTATATGATTTTAAACTAGTCGAGGATTCCGCTGTTTTGTCCGATCAAATGGTGTTGATAGGTACCACTCAAAACCGTGCTGAAAATTACTTTCGCCTAATAAAAGTGTTAGATACAAAAGGAAATATCCTTCACTTAATCACGAATCGTTTTGATTTGAGTGCTGAAGAAATTTCAGAGATGTATAAATCAAGATGGGCGATTGAACTATTTTTCAAATGGATCAAGCAACATCTCAGCATCAAAAAATTCTATGGTCAAAGTGAATGGGCTATTCAAAATCAAGTATTTATCGCATTGATTGTTTTTTGCCTACATGTACTCGTACAAATTGAAACTGGAAGTAAGCGAAAAACCTTACAGATTAGCCGTTATCTAAAGGCTGCATTCTGGAAATCAGCACATATTTGGATTAGGAAGATTGAAGGAAAAGCGATTCCTTAA
- a CDS encoding GNAT family N-acetyltransferase, whose protein sequence is MIYKLRKRTKEDVNEFITWTFNGVYSFYDNNIQGEKINAFLESVDSDNYYSVINDQGNLIGNCEFFNVGESPEEVIAVGVQMKPSLTGKGNGLKFIQRIAEQGRELLGYDHLELAVVDFNKRAIKVYEKASFNTKGNFQNNIRGKDYNFIIMEKDW, encoded by the coding sequence ATGATTTATAAACTTAGGAAGAGAACAAAAGAAGATGTTAATGAGTTCATTACTTGGACATTTAATGGCGTATATTCTTTTTATGACAATAATATTCAAGGGGAAAAAATAAATGCGTTCCTTGAAAGTGTAGATTCTGATAATTATTATTCAGTCATTAATGATCAAGGGAACTTAATTGGAAACTGTGAGTTCTTTAATGTTGGGGAATCTCCTGAAGAGGTTATAGCGGTAGGTGTGCAAATGAAACCTTCTCTGACAGGAAAAGGGAACGGTTTAAAGTTTATACAAAGAATAGCTGAACAAGGGAGAGAGCTTCTAGGATATGACCACTTAGAGCTGGCAGTTGTTGACTTTAATAAGCGGGCAATCAAAGTTTATGAAAAGGCAAGCTTTAATACAAAGGGAAACTTTCAAAACAATATAAGAGGAAAAGACTATAATTTCATCATAATGGAAAAGGATTGGTGA
- a CDS encoding histidine phosphatase family protein yields MKIGLVRHFKVKRGYPEKSVSTDELMKWVEDYDASEVVENEVDLCGVEWQQCYASDLTRAVKTAEKTYSGSVIYLEELREISIAPLFHSKFKFPYFLHMGLIRGAWWLNHRSQPESKQEILERVKTVVDQVVKTNQDTLIVGHGGIMIFMRKELIRRGFRGPSYRSPLNGWVYVFERGGLMK; encoded by the coding sequence GTGAAAATCGGACTCGTAAGACATTTCAAAGTAAAAAGAGGGTATCCGGAAAAATCCGTTTCTACAGATGAATTAATGAAGTGGGTAGAAGACTATGATGCATCGGAAGTCGTAGAAAATGAAGTAGATCTTTGTGGAGTGGAATGGCAGCAATGTTATGCGAGCGATTTAACGAGAGCGGTGAAAACCGCAGAAAAAACGTATAGTGGTTCTGTTATTTATTTGGAGGAGCTTAGAGAAATCAGCATTGCCCCTCTCTTTCATTCGAAGTTCAAGTTTCCTTATTTTTTACATATGGGATTAATCCGAGGTGCCTGGTGGTTGAATCATCGTTCACAGCCTGAGAGCAAACAAGAAATTTTGGAACGAGTAAAAACAGTAGTCGATCAAGTAGTTAAAACAAACCAAGATACTCTTATTGTCGGCCATGGTGGCATCATGATTTTTATGAGGAAAGAATTAATCCGTCGTGGTTTTCGTGGTCCCTCTTATCGATCGCCTTTGAATGGATGGGTATATGTTTTTGAACGAGGTGGATTGATGAAGTAA
- a CDS encoding dihydroorotate dehydrogenase, with product MPDWSYHVIFQPILTKLSPSTSREFIHRGMNTIASLPLGPHIINFLGREESSPYLKRSLNGIELKNPVGLSGKIDPLQSGTKAFSNLGFGFLEIGPLTIAPTKTEKQPIVDRKKQQIIFPDSSPSIGLLATIEKLKKLRKKQPLLLRLSGRPSEINEMILQLEPYADGYIIESFETNFISSPTKPLFIGISLDHLAKTDFELLNSCAGIVINSGAGTFQDLLKNVENWRKRGFQQSIITSGGIVEPENALQLLNAGVDAVMLSDGYVFSGPGLTKRVNEALVSSVLVESSPQKGWFSYWIFGLFIFLGGLLALLFSLTSIILPYDEAFLNMKKEVIWQFNDRIMLFMAHDRMTLAGTMISGGIVYMTLAYYGIRQKLRWAKQATDVAAIIGFLGIFSFIGFGYFDWLHLLFWLILLPFFLYGFFQTRGICGTPSSSNRKNDSSWYRSLFGQFLLVLLGFSFVVGGVVISTFGVTSVFVPTDLLYICMTPEQLQQFNQDLIPVMAHDRAGFGSALLSVGLLVLMLALWGFQQGNKWVWWTFFVGGLPAFISGIYIHYAIGYTSFVHLLPAYFAIGLYVGGLLLSFSFFHKLR from the coding sequence ATGCCTGATTGGTCTTATCATGTAATTTTTCAACCTATCTTAACGAAACTCTCACCCTCTACTTCACGAGAATTCATTCACCGTGGAATGAATACGATTGCTTCCTTACCACTTGGTCCTCATATCATAAATTTTCTCGGCCGTGAAGAGAGTTCTCCGTATTTAAAGCGCTCATTAAATGGGATTGAGCTAAAAAATCCTGTCGGTCTTTCAGGAAAAATCGACCCCTTGCAGTCTGGGACGAAAGCATTTTCCAATTTAGGTTTCGGATTTCTAGAAATTGGGCCTCTTACCATAGCACCGACAAAAACTGAAAAGCAGCCCATTGTTGATCGAAAAAAACAACAAATTATTTTTCCTGATAGCTCTCCTTCTATTGGACTATTGGCCACGATTGAGAAGCTGAAAAAGTTAAGAAAAAAGCAGCCATTACTTTTGAGACTATCGGGACGTCCTTCTGAAATAAATGAGATGATTCTACAACTAGAACCGTATGCGGACGGGTATATTATCGAATCGTTCGAGACTAACTTTATTTCCAGTCCGACCAAACCCCTTTTTATCGGAATATCGCTTGATCATCTTGCTAAAACCGATTTTGAATTGCTGAATTCATGTGCCGGAATCGTCATTAATTCTGGAGCTGGGACATTTCAAGATCTTTTGAAAAACGTTGAAAATTGGAGAAAAAGGGGCTTTCAGCAAAGTATTATTACATCTGGAGGAATAGTAGAACCGGAGAATGCGTTACAGCTATTGAATGCCGGTGTGGATGCTGTAATGCTATCTGATGGATACGTTTTTTCTGGACCTGGACTAACGAAACGGGTTAATGAAGCTCTAGTTTCAAGTGTTCTAGTAGAGTCTTCTCCTCAAAAGGGTTGGTTCTCTTATTGGATATTTGGGTTGTTTATTTTCCTTGGAGGCTTACTCGCTCTCCTTTTTAGTCTCACATCGATTATTCTTCCTTATGATGAAGCATTTTTAAATATGAAGAAGGAAGTCATTTGGCAATTCAACGATCGTATTATGCTCTTCATGGCCCATGATCGAATGACGCTTGCCGGAACGATGATTTCAGGTGGGATTGTGTATATGACACTTGCCTATTATGGCATACGGCAGAAATTAAGATGGGCCAAACAAGCGACAGATGTTGCTGCTATCATTGGCTTTTTAGGAATATTCTCCTTTATTGGTTTCGGATATTTTGATTGGCTACACCTATTGTTTTGGCTCATTTTATTGCCTTTTTTTCTTTATGGATTCTTTCAAACAAGAGGAATATGCGGGACACCTTCCTCTTCGAACCGAAAAAATGATTCATCATGGTATCGCTCTTTATTTGGTCAATTCTTGCTTGTCCTGTTAGGATTTTCCTTTGTGGTCGGTGGTGTTGTTATTTCGACCTTTGGTGTTACCTCTGTGTTTGTTCCCACTGATCTATTGTATATTTGTATGACTCCCGAACAACTACAACAGTTTAACCAAGACTTAATTCCTGTCATGGCTCATGACCGGGCTGGGTTTGGAAGTGCGTTATTAAGCGTCGGTTTACTTGTATTAATGCTTGCTCTTTGGGGCTTTCAACAAGGAAACAAATGGGTGTGGTGGACATTTTTCGTCGGTGGGCTTCCGGCTTTTATTTCTGGAATCTACATCCATTATGCCATTGGCTACACGAGCTTTGTTCATTTACTTCCTGCTTATTTTGCAATTGGACTTTATGTTGGAGGATTGCTTTTAAGTTTTTCTTTTTTTCATAAGCTCCGTTAA